From Triticum aestivum cultivar Chinese Spring chromosome 4A, IWGSC CS RefSeq v2.1, whole genome shotgun sequence, a single genomic window includes:
- the LOC123088211 gene encoding uncharacterized protein, translating into MGGRNHRWSAGGQQAQMRALSPSAPGQTIAIRKVLRDKQYKNRELNVVALKHCFFSTTEKDEILLNLVSSGDRWLMALPSGLVAGRNRAVEVRQQRAGAGHARQAIRDASNMLAVSCGRRRGRQWLTDEDDSANLQCNRLTMPPWILSRTSYSGILDRRRRALLRPSILTL; encoded by the exons ATGGGAGGAAGAAACCATCGTTGGTCGGCTGGGGGTCAGCAGGCCCAGATGCGCGCATTGTCTCCTTCTGCACCAG GGCAAACAATTGCTATTAGGAAGGTTCTTCGGGATAAGCAGTACAAGAACCGCGAGCTTAATGTCGTAGCTCTGAAGCATTGTTTCTTTTCTACAACTGAGAAGGATGAAATTTTGCTGAACTTGGTCTCGA GTGGTGATCGATGGCTCATGGCTCTCCCTAGTGGTTTGGTAGCGGGACGGAATAGGGCGGTGGAGGTGAGGCAGCAGAGAGCGGGTGCTGGCCATGCTCGCCAGGCCATCCGCGATGCATCGAATATGTTAGCAG TATCttgcggaagaagaagaggacgacaatgGCTTACAGATGAAGATGACAGTGCCAACTTGCAGTGTAACAGGCTCACAATGCCGCCATGGATACTCTCCCGCACTAGCTATTCAGGTATACTAGATCGTCGccggcgcgcgttgctgcgcccgtcaaTTTTGACATTATAA